A window of Pedobacter lusitanus contains these coding sequences:
- the hemH gene encoding ferrochelatase, whose amino-acid sequence MGKKGILLVNLGTPDSPEVKDVRRYLDQFLMDERVIDINRLNRTLLVKGIIVPFRSPKTAKLYKEIWDENGSPLLYYSKIQAALVQEQLGPEYHVELAMRYQNPSIESALERMKAGLVESIQVIPLFPQYASASTGSVVQKVMEIVGKWQTIPPISFVSSFHDNEMMISTFADNARKYQPETYDQILFSFHGLPERQLIKCDHSGQHCLQKDDCCATLTDVNKFCYSAQCHDTARLIAAELNIPASQYSVCFQSRLGKEPWVQPYTTDVLKELAAKGKKRLLVFCPAFVADCLETLYEVTVEYGEEFKELGGEEVQLVSSLNDHPQWIATLVKMVKDHHGK is encoded by the coding sequence ATGGGAAAAAAGGGTATATTATTAGTGAATTTAGGAACTCCGGACAGCCCGGAAGTAAAAGATGTACGCAGATATCTGGATCAATTTTTAATGGATGAGCGTGTTATCGATATTAACAGACTGAACAGAACATTATTAGTAAAAGGAATAATAGTACCTTTCCGTAGTCCGAAAACGGCTAAATTATACAAAGAAATCTGGGATGAAAATGGTTCTCCTTTATTGTATTACAGTAAAATACAAGCAGCCCTGGTTCAGGAGCAGTTAGGACCTGAATATCATGTGGAATTAGCTATGCGTTACCAGAATCCATCCATTGAATCTGCTTTAGAAAGAATGAAGGCCGGATTGGTTGAAAGTATCCAGGTTATCCCGTTATTTCCTCAGTATGCATCTGCAAGTACCGGATCTGTCGTTCAGAAGGTGATGGAGATTGTTGGTAAATGGCAGACTATTCCTCCTATATCATTTGTGAGCTCTTTCCATGATAATGAGATGATGATCAGTACTTTTGCTGATAATGCGAGAAAATATCAGCCAGAAACTTATGATCAGATTCTGTTTAGTTTCCATGGTTTACCTGAGCGTCAGCTTATCAAATGCGATCACTCTGGTCAGCATTGTCTGCAGAAAGATGATTGTTGTGCTACTTTAACAGACGTAAACAAATTTTGTTATTCGGCGCAATGTCATGATACGGCAAGACTGATTGCTGCAGAACTGAATATACCGGCATCACAGTATTCTGTATGTTTTCAATCCAGATTAGGAAAAGAACCATGGGTACAGCCTTATACTACAGATGTATTGAAAGAGCTGGCTGCCAAAGGCAAAAAAAGACTTCTGGTGTTCTGTCCTGCTTTTGTAGCTGATTGCCTGGAAACACTTTATGAAGTAACCGTTGAATATGGTGAAGAATTTAAAGAATTAGGTGGTGAAGAAGTACAACTGGTTTCCAGTTTAAATGATCACCCGCAATGGATTGCCACTTTGGTGAAAATGGTTAAAGACCATCACGGGAAATAA
- a CDS encoding 3-deoxy-D-manno-octulosonic acid transferase has protein sequence MLIYIVSFFNLKAKLFLKGRENIFSKIKEKADGNQKHIWFHFASLGEFEQGRPVLEELKKTHPEKKIIVTFFSPSGYEIRKNYALADGIFYLPLDTKKNARRFIDLIQPEIAIFTKYEFWYHYFQLLHERKVPLLIISGIFRPNQLFFKWYGGFYRKMLHCVTHFFVQNTESVNLLEGLNFKNVSLSGDTRFDRVAENVLTVQPLPLIEEFCGQAPVFIAGSTWPQDEQLIIALIAAYPQWKFIIAPHEIGPSHIDQLVKLIPGALRYTQLDGQVSQPESQVMLIDNIGLLSSIYQYGKVVYIGGGFGVSIHNTLEAAAFGLPVIFGPKYDKFQEAKDLLQINAAITISSMPQLSSAFEKLQHDADAGTAAKKYVQDKKGATRQILTYLEPFISRDGL, from the coding sequence ATGCTCATATACATCGTTTCGTTCTTTAACCTGAAGGCTAAATTATTCCTGAAAGGCAGAGAAAATATCTTTAGTAAGATTAAAGAAAAAGCAGACGGAAATCAAAAACACATCTGGTTTCACTTTGCCTCTCTGGGCGAATTTGAACAGGGCAGACCCGTTTTAGAAGAACTAAAAAAAACACATCCGGAAAAAAAAATCATAGTTACTTTCTTCTCTCCTTCGGGCTATGAAATCCGTAAAAATTACGCTCTCGCAGATGGCATTTTCTATCTTCCACTGGATACTAAAAAAAATGCAAGACGTTTTATAGATCTTATACAGCCGGAAATTGCAATTTTCACCAAATATGAATTCTGGTATCATTATTTCCAGTTACTGCATGAAAGAAAAGTACCATTATTGATTATTTCAGGGATTTTCAGACCCAACCAATTATTTTTCAAATGGTACGGCGGTTTTTACCGCAAGATGCTTCATTGTGTAACCCATTTTTTTGTACAGAACACAGAGAGCGTGAATCTTTTGGAGGGATTAAATTTTAAAAACGTGAGTCTTAGTGGTGATACACGCTTTGACAGGGTAGCAGAGAATGTATTAACTGTTCAGCCATTACCGCTTATTGAAGAATTCTGCGGACAGGCTCCGGTTTTTATTGCAGGAAGTACCTGGCCTCAGGATGAACAGCTGATTATTGCTCTGATCGCCGCTTATCCGCAATGGAAGTTTATCATTGCCCCTCATGAAATTGGCCCTTCTCATATAGACCAGCTCGTCAAACTCATTCCCGGTGCATTGCGTTATACTCAATTAGATGGACAGGTTTCTCAACCCGAGAGTCAGGTTATGCTTATTGACAACATTGGCTTGCTTTCTTCAATTTATCAATATGGAAAGGTGGTTTATATTGGCGGAGGTTTCGGTGTCAGTATTCATAACACCCTGGAAGCCGCTGCTTTTGGTTTACCCGTAATCTTCGGACCTAAATACGATAAATTCCAGGAAGCAAAAGACTTATTGCAGATTAACGCAGCAATAACTATCAGCTCTATGCCTCAGCTATCATCTGCTTTTGAGAAATTACAGCATGATGCCGATGCAGGAACTGCTGCCAAAAAATATGTTCAGGATAAAAAGGGAGCTACCAGACAGATTTTAACCTATCTGGAGCCATTTATTTCCCGTGATGGTCTTTAA
- a CDS encoding UDP-glucose dehydrogenase family protein — protein sequence MKIAVIGTGYVGLVTGTCLAETGNTVICVDINEAKVLKMQNGEIPIYEPGLDVLFLRNIEQKRLTFTTDLAVAVASAQIIFMALPTPPGGDGAADLSYILGAAKDIAKLVTEYKVIVNKSTVPVGTADKVQAVFAEHTSVKIDVVSNPEFLREGVAVEDFMKPDRVVIGTRSEQARKLMAELYGPYVRQGNPVLFMDEKSSELTKYAANSFLATKITFMNEVANLCELVGADVDAVRRGIGSDDRIGKRFLFPGIGYGGSCFPKDVQALAKSAEENKYDFQILKAVMNINEKQKTVLVNKLLSYYHDDLKGKHFALWGLAFKPETDDIREAPALYIIDELIAKGATVTVFDPEGMENVKALIGDKVAYANNQYDALDAADALLIATEWSVFRNPDFERMEEKLASKVIFDGRNLYDLQKMIDLGYYYNSIGRKLVD from the coding sequence ATGAAAATTGCCGTAATCGGAACAGGTTATGTTGGGCTTGTGACAGGAACCTGCCTTGCTGAAACAGGTAATACTGTAATTTGTGTTGACATCAATGAAGCGAAGGTCCTGAAAATGCAAAATGGAGAGATTCCTATTTATGAACCAGGATTAGACGTCTTATTTCTTAGAAATATTGAACAAAAAAGATTGACTTTTACTACTGATCTGGCTGTGGCAGTAGCATCGGCACAGATTATCTTTATGGCTTTGCCAACGCCTCCGGGCGGGGATGGTGCAGCTGATTTATCTTATATCTTAGGGGCAGCTAAAGACATTGCCAAACTGGTTACTGAGTATAAAGTGATTGTTAATAAATCTACTGTTCCTGTAGGCACAGCCGATAAAGTACAGGCAGTATTTGCAGAACATACCAGTGTTAAAATAGATGTAGTTTCAAATCCTGAATTTTTACGTGAAGGGGTTGCAGTAGAAGATTTTATGAAACCTGACCGTGTTGTTATCGGGACAAGAAGTGAGCAGGCGCGAAAACTGATGGCAGAACTTTACGGGCCATATGTTCGTCAGGGGAACCCGGTTCTTTTTATGGACGAAAAATCCTCTGAACTGACTAAATATGCTGCTAATTCATTCCTGGCGACAAAAATTACCTTCATGAATGAAGTAGCCAATTTATGTGAGCTTGTTGGTGCTGATGTCGATGCTGTGCGCAGAGGAATCGGATCTGATGACAGAATTGGAAAACGTTTTCTTTTTCCTGGTATAGGATACGGAGGTTCCTGCTTCCCTAAAGATGTGCAGGCCCTGGCAAAATCTGCTGAAGAGAATAAATATGATTTCCAGATCCTTAAAGCTGTAATGAATATCAATGAGAAGCAAAAGACGGTATTGGTAAATAAATTATTAAGCTATTATCATGATGATTTGAAAGGCAAGCATTTCGCGTTATGGGGACTTGCTTTTAAACCTGAAACTGATGATATCCGTGAGGCTCCTGCTTTATACATTATAGATGAACTGATAGCAAAAGGAGCTACAGTTACAGTTTTTGATCCTGAAGGAATGGAAAATGTAAAAGCCCTGATTGGAGATAAAGTAGCTTATGCAAATAATCAGTACGATGCGCTGGACGCAGCTGATGCTTTGTTGATCGCTACTGAGTGGTCAGTTTTCCGTAATCCTGATTTTGAGAGAATGGAAGAGAAATTAGCCAGCAAGGTCATTTTTGATGGTCGTAATTTATACGATTTGCAGAAGATGATCGATTTAGGATATTATTACAACAGTATTGGCCGTAAATTGGTAGATTAA
- a CDS encoding UDP-glucuronic acid decarboxylase family protein codes for MERKRVLITGAAGFLGSHLCDRFIKEDYHVIAMDNLITGDLQNIEHLFALENFEFSHHDVSKFVYVPGKLDYILHFASPASPIDYLKIPIQTLKVGSLGTHNLLGLAKNKKARMIIASTSEVYGDPSVNPQPEEYWGNVNPVGPRGVYDEAKRFQEAMTMAYHTFHGLETRIVRIFNTYGPRMRLNDGRVLPAFIGQALRGEDLTVFGDGSQTRSFCYVDDLVEGIYRLLLSDYAQPVNIGNPDEITIGQFAEEIIKLTGTTQKVIYKDLPVDDPKQRRPDITKARALLNWEPKVNRAEGLKITYEYFKSLPAEALINKEHKDFTTYNR; via the coding sequence ATGGAGCGTAAAAGAGTATTGATTACCGGTGCAGCCGGATTTCTTGGTTCGCATTTGTGCGACAGATTTATTAAGGAAGATTATCATGTTATTGCGATGGATAACCTGATTACAGGTGATCTGCAAAATATTGAGCATCTTTTTGCATTAGAGAACTTTGAGTTTTCACATCATGATGTTTCCAAGTTTGTTTATGTACCAGGTAAACTGGATTATATCCTTCATTTTGCTTCTCCTGCAAGTCCGATAGATTATCTTAAAATTCCTATACAGACTTTAAAAGTAGGTTCGCTGGGAACACATAATCTTTTGGGTTTAGCTAAAAATAAGAAGGCCCGGATGATCATAGCTTCCACATCAGAAGTATATGGTGATCCAAGTGTAAATCCTCAGCCGGAAGAATATTGGGGAAATGTAAACCCCGTAGGTCCAAGAGGAGTATATGATGAGGCAAAACGTTTCCAGGAAGCTATGACAATGGCTTACCACACTTTTCATGGTTTGGAAACACGTATTGTACGCATATTTAATACTTATGGTCCCAGAATGCGTCTGAATGACGGACGTGTACTGCCGGCTTTTATCGGGCAGGCATTAAGAGGGGAGGACCTGACTGTTTTTGGTGATGGTTCACAGACCCGTTCTTTCTGTTATGTGGATGACCTGGTAGAAGGAATTTACAGACTGTTATTAAGCGATTATGCGCAACCTGTAAATATCGGGAACCCTGATGAAATTACTATCGGGCAGTTTGCCGAAGAAATCATTAAACTTACCGGTACTACGCAAAAAGTTATTTATAAAGATTTACCGGTAGATGATCCTAAACAACGCAGACCAGATATCACTAAAGCAAGGGCTCTGCTTAATTGGGAACCTAAAGTGAACCGTGCAGAGGGCTTGAAAATTACTTATGAATATTTCAAAAGTTTACCTGCAGAAGCATTAATAAACAAAGAACATAAAGATTTTACAACTTATAATCGTTAA
- the galE gene encoding UDP-glucose 4-epimerase GalE, which produces MAKILVTGGTGFIGSHTAVELINAGYEIILVDNFSNSNRRILTQLETILGQQPEFVELDLCDEAKVKEFVALHPEITGVIHFAAYKAVGESVQQPLKYYRNNFYSLINLINAFDSKIDLVFSSSCTVYGQPDHLPVTEDAPVKKAESPYGNTKQIAEEILAETCAVTPGLNVTSLRYFNPVGAHETALIGELPIGVPQNLIPFITQSAIGKRGPITVYGDDYNTPDGSAIRDYIHVVDLAKAHVAAIKRMESGKAATNYEVFNLGTGKGSSVLEIIGAFEKSTGVKLNYTIGARREGDIEQVWGDVTKSAAQLGWKAELGIDQMMSSAWAWENYIKDNPF; this is translated from the coding sequence ATGGCAAAAATATTAGTTACAGGAGGAACAGGATTTATTGGTTCTCATACTGCAGTTGAATTGATTAATGCAGGTTACGAAATAATTCTGGTAGACAACTTCTCAAATTCCAACAGAAGAATTCTTACACAACTGGAAACTATTCTTGGTCAGCAACCAGAGTTTGTAGAGCTGGACCTTTGTGATGAAGCTAAAGTGAAAGAATTCGTTGCGCTTCATCCTGAAATTACCGGAGTAATTCATTTTGCAGCCTATAAGGCAGTAGGTGAATCGGTACAGCAGCCACTTAAATATTACAGGAATAACTTTTATTCGTTAATCAACCTGATTAATGCTTTTGACAGTAAAATAGATCTGGTATTTTCATCGTCCTGTACCGTATACGGGCAGCCTGATCATTTACCGGTAACAGAAGACGCGCCTGTTAAGAAAGCAGAATCACCTTACGGAAATACAAAACAGATAGCAGAAGAAATTCTGGCCGAAACCTGTGCAGTTACCCCTGGTTTAAACGTAACGTCACTGCGTTATTTTAATCCGGTTGGTGCTCATGAAACAGCTCTGATTGGTGAATTGCCTATAGGTGTGCCTCAGAATCTGATTCCTTTTATCACACAATCAGCAATTGGTAAACGTGGTCCTATTACAGTTTACGGTGACGATTATAATACACCTGATGGCAGTGCAATCAGAGACTATATACATGTGGTAGATCTTGCCAAAGCACATGTTGCTGCAATTAAGCGTATGGAAAGTGGTAAAGCAGCTACTAATTATGAAGTCTTTAATTTAGGAACAGGCAAAGGCAGTTCTGTACTGGAAATTATCGGCGCTTTTGAAAAATCAACCGGTGTGAAATTAAACTATACAATAGGGGCAAGAAGAGAAGGAGATATTGAACAGGTATGGGGTGATGTAACCAAATCTGCTGCTCAGCTTGGCTGGAAGGCAGAACTGGGGATTGACCAGATGATGTCATCGGCATGGGCATGGGAAAACTACATTAAAGATAACCCCTTTTAA
- the rfbB gene encoding dTDP-glucose 4,6-dehydratase, which yields MKKILITGGAGFIGSHVVRRFVNKYPDYQIVNLDKLTYAGNLANLTDIEANPNYKFVKADITDAEEINALFKQENFDAVIHLAAESHVDRSITDPTAFVMTNVIGTVNLLNAAREFWKGDYQTKRFYHVSTDEVYGALGDTGMFTESTSYDPHSPYSASKASSDHFVRAYHDTYGIDIVISNCSNNYGSHHFPEKLIPLAINNIKNSLPVPVYGKGENIRDWLWVEDHARAIDVIFHEAKTGETYNIGGHNEWKNIDLIHLLCKIMDKKLGRGEGESAKLITFVTDRAGHDLRYAIDSTKLQEKLNWVPSLQFEEGLEKTVEWYLENEEWLNNVTSGNYQKYYQTQYNR from the coding sequence ATGAAGAAGATTTTAATAACGGGAGGTGCAGGATTTATCGGTTCTCATGTAGTGAGAAGATTCGTTAATAAATATCCTGATTATCAAATCGTAAATCTGGATAAGTTAACATATGCTGGTAATCTTGCCAATTTAACAGATATAGAAGCAAACCCAAATTACAAATTTGTAAAGGCAGATATTACTGATGCAGAAGAAATCAATGCATTGTTCAAGCAGGAAAATTTTGATGCTGTAATCCACCTGGCAGCAGAGTCACATGTTGACAGATCTATTACAGATCCTACAGCATTTGTAATGACAAACGTAATTGGTACAGTTAACCTGCTTAATGCAGCAAGAGAATTCTGGAAAGGTGACTATCAGACTAAACGTTTTTATCATGTATCAACGGATGAAGTTTATGGCGCTTTAGGTGATACGGGTATGTTTACTGAAAGTACCAGTTATGATCCACATAGTCCTTATTCTGCTTCCAAAGCATCGTCAGATCATTTTGTAAGAGCTTATCATGATACTTATGGTATTGATATTGTAATCTCAAACTGTTCTAATAATTACGGATCTCATCACTTCCCTGAAAAGCTGATTCCACTGGCTATTAACAATATCAAAAATAGCCTCCCGGTACCGGTTTATGGCAAAGGAGAGAATATCCGTGACTGGTTATGGGTAGAAGATCATGCACGTGCTATTGATGTTATTTTTCATGAAGCTAAAACAGGAGAAACCTATAATATAGGTGGACACAATGAGTGGAAAAATATTGATCTGATCCATTTACTATGTAAAATCATGGATAAGAAATTAGGCCGCGGAGAAGGTGAGTCTGCTAAACTGATCACTTTTGTAACTGACCGTGCCGGACATGATTTGCGTTATGCAATTGATTCCACGAAGTTGCAGGAAAAACTGAACTGGGTGCCTAGTCTGCAGTTTGAAGAAGGGTTGGAGAAGACAGTAGAGTGGTATCTTGAGAATGAAGAATGGTTGAATAACGTTACTTCAGGAAACTATCAAAAGTACTATCAAACTCAGTATAACAGATAG
- a CDS encoding ABC transporter permease — protein sequence MTYTENIRLALQSIQSNRLRTMLTALIIAIGLSALVGILTTLDAVKTSMTDAFSNMGANAFTIRNRGSGINFGGPGQQAKASKAIRYDDAITLKKQLDVPAVITISVIASGGATAKYNQEKTNPNINIRGIDENGLKSQGVDIASGRNFTAEEAEQGPNVCIIGSEIGTSLFKKESPVDKFITAGGTRLKVVGVLAPKGSSMGFSADRAIFIPLYKAKVINASPNPSYTISIMVTKPEQMENVIGEATAEFRNVRKIKIKEPNDFEITKSDALAQTLFKDLAMIAIGGVAIGVITLIGASIGLMNIMLVSVTERTREIGIRKAIGANPSVIRKQFLIEAVMICLMGGAMGILFGVMLGNAISLMMGGSFIIPWLFILGGFALCVLVGVASGYYPAKKASKLDPVEALRYE from the coding sequence ATGACCTATACAGAAAATATAAGGCTCGCCCTGCAATCTATACAAAGTAACCGTCTGCGTACTATGCTTACTGCATTAATTATCGCCATTGGTTTATCAGCGCTGGTAGGGATTCTGACTACTCTGGATGCGGTAAAAACAAGTATGACGGATGCATTTTCCAATATGGGGGCAAATGCTTTTACCATCAGGAACAGAGGTTCTGGTATTAATTTTGGTGGCCCCGGTCAACAGGCTAAAGCATCCAAAGCTATACGCTACGATGATGCAATTACCTTAAAAAAACAACTGGATGTTCCGGCTGTAATCACCATCAGCGTAATTGCCTCTGGTGGAGCTACAGCAAAATACAATCAGGAAAAAACAAATCCGAATATCAATATCCGGGGTATTGACGAAAATGGACTGAAGTCTCAGGGGGTAGATATTGCCAGCGGACGTAATTTCACTGCTGAAGAGGCAGAACAAGGACCAAATGTCTGTATTATTGGTAGTGAGATTGGTACTTCCCTATTCAAAAAAGAGTCTCCTGTTGATAAATTTATTACCGCAGGTGGAACCCGTTTAAAAGTAGTTGGTGTACTGGCTCCAAAGGGTTCCAGTATGGGATTCAGTGCCGACAGGGCTATCTTCATCCCGCTATATAAAGCAAAGGTCATTAATGCATCTCCTAACCCCTCTTATACTATCAGTATTATGGTTACTAAACCGGAGCAGATGGAGAATGTCATTGGGGAGGCAACTGCCGAGTTCAGGAATGTACGTAAAATAAAAATCAAAGAGCCTAATGACTTTGAAATAACCAAAAGTGATGCCCTTGCTCAGACTTTGTTTAAAGATCTTGCGATGATTGCAATCGGTGGGGTAGCCATTGGGGTAATTACCCTGATCGGTGCTTCTATAGGTCTGATGAACATCATGCTGGTTTCAGTAACTGAGCGTACCCGTGAGATTGGGATCAGGAAGGCTATCGGCGCAAATCCTTCGGTTATCAGAAAACAGTTTCTGATTGAAGCTGTCATGATATGTCTGATGGGAGGTGCTATGGGTATTCTGTTTGGTGTAATGCTTGGAAATGCAATTTCACTCATGATGGGTGGTTCATTTATTATACCGTGGCTATTCATCCTTGGTGGATTTGCACTGTGTGTTCTGGTTGGGGTGGCTTCTGGTTATTATCCCGCCAAGAAAGCCTCAAAACTTGATCCGGTAGAAGCATTGCGTTACGAATAA
- a CDS encoding HesB/IscA family protein codes for MSTVDTAFAPVSFTETALKELLKLKDQQEIAEDFGLRVGVEGGGCSGMSYLLGFDQKKDGDQEFIISGMKIFMNKAHQMYLLGMQVDWQDGLNSRGFTFSNPNAESTCGCGTSFSV; via the coding sequence ATGAGTACAGTTGATACAGCATTTGCACCGGTTTCTTTTACTGAAACGGCTTTAAAAGAACTTTTGAAATTAAAAGATCAGCAGGAAATTGCTGAAGATTTTGGTTTACGCGTTGGTGTTGAAGGTGGCGGATGTTCAGGCATGAGCTATTTGCTGGGCTTTGACCAGAAAAAAGATGGAGATCAGGAATTTATCATTAGTGGAATGAAAATTTTCATGAATAAAGCACACCAGATGTATTTACTGGGCATGCAGGTAGACTGGCAGGATGGATTAAACTCAAGAGGTTTTACTTTTAGTAATCCAAATGCAGAAAGTACCTGTGGTTGTGGAACCAGTTTTTCAGTATAA
- a CDS encoding acyl-CoA mutase large subunit family protein gives MEDKKFVTSSGIEIKATYTLAKPMTEIPGEFPYTRGIQKDMYRGRLWTMRQYAGFSTAEESNKRYHYLLQQGTMGLSVAFDLPTQIGYDSDHEMAEGEVGKVGVAIDSLKDMETLFDGIELEKITTSMTINATASILLAMYIALAKKQGADIRQISGTIQNDILKEYAARGTYIYPPKSSMRIITDIFEYCSKEVPKWNTISISGYHIREAGSTAVQELAFTLANGKAYLNAALEKGLDINIFAKRLSFFFNCHNNFFEEIAKFRAARRMWANITKSLGATDEKAQMLRFHTQTGGSTLTAQQPMNNIIRVTNQAMAAVLGGTQSLHTNGYDEALSLPTEAAAKIALRTQQVIAFESGVTETVDPLAGSFFVENLTNEIEAAAQLYIDKIDAMGGSVNAIENGYIQNEIADAAYAYQVEVEEATRVIVGVNKFTQEKEGITDTLRIDESIRTIQTDKLNQLKKERDNAAVTAALVNLKKAAESTENLMPFILTAVESYATLGEIADVMRSVFGEY, from the coding sequence ATGGAAGATAAAAAATTCGTTACCAGTTCAGGAATAGAAATCAAGGCAACTTATACCCTTGCTAAGCCAATGACTGAAATACCAGGTGAGTTTCCCTATACAAGAGGTATTCAGAAAGATATGTATCGTGGCAGATTGTGGACTATGCGTCAATACGCAGGTTTTAGCACCGCCGAAGAGTCAAATAAACGTTATCACTATCTTTTACAGCAAGGGACAATGGGTTTGTCTGTTGCGTTTGATCTGCCTACCCAGATCGGTTATGATTCTGATCATGAAATGGCTGAAGGTGAGGTTGGAAAAGTGGGGGTTGCCATTGATTCCCTGAAAGATATGGAAACTTTGTTTGATGGTATTGAACTGGAAAAAATAACTACTTCCATGACGATCAATGCCACTGCGTCTATTTTACTGGCGATGTATATTGCGCTGGCTAAAAAGCAGGGAGCAGATATCAGACAAATATCGGGAACTATACAGAATGATATCTTAAAAGAATACGCAGCCAGGGGCACTTATATTTACCCGCCTAAATCCTCAATGCGGATCATTACAGATATTTTTGAGTACTGCAGTAAAGAGGTTCCGAAATGGAATACGATCTCCATTTCAGGTTATCATATTCGTGAGGCCGGCTCTACAGCCGTGCAGGAACTGGCTTTTACGCTGGCCAATGGAAAAGCCTATTTGAATGCTGCTCTGGAAAAGGGACTCGATATCAATATTTTTGCTAAACGTCTTTCTTTCTTTTTCAATTGTCATAACAACTTTTTTGAGGAGATAGCAAAATTTCGTGCTGCCAGAAGAATGTGGGCTAATATTACCAAATCTTTGGGCGCGACAGATGAGAAGGCGCAAATGTTGCGTTTTCACACCCAAACGGGCGGCTCTACGCTCACGGCACAGCAACCGATGAATAATATCATCAGAGTGACTAATCAAGCCATGGCGGCCGTCCTTGGAGGTACGCAGTCTTTACATACCAATGGTTATGACGAAGCATTGTCTTTGCCTACTGAGGCAGCAGCAAAAATTGCTTTGCGTACACAGCAGGTTATTGCGTTTGAGAGTGGAGTGACAGAGACAGTAGATCCGCTGGCAGGTTCTTTCTTTGTGGAAAACCTGACTAACGAAATTGAAGCTGCTGCGCAGTTGTATATCGATAAGATTGATGCCATGGGCGGATCAGTAAATGCGATTGAAAATGGCTATATTCAGAATGAAATTGCGGATGCAGCTTATGCTTATCAGGTAGAGGTAGAAGAAGCAACCAGGGTAATTGTCGGGGTGAATAAATTTACACAGGAAAAAGAAGGTATTACCGATACGTTAAGGATAGATGAATCGATAAGAACGATACAGACTGATAAATTAAACCAGTTGAAAAAAGAGCGGGACAATGCGGCGGTAACAGCTGCACTGGTTAACCTGAAAAAGGCAGCTGAATCTACTGAAAACCTCATGCCGTTCATCCTGACAGCAGTGGAGTCCTATGCTACTTTAGGAGAAATTGCAGACGTGATGCGTAGTGTTTTTGGTGAGTATTAA